In a genomic window of uncultured Sphaerochaeta sp.:
- a CDS encoding PEP/pyruvate-binding domain-containing protein: MYTLDPTWLPFSNLMLRHIYNVLLICNEYDRFLLEEDGRVEEELYIEYTQLGLNNPPKITHTNSGEEALKLIATRKFELVITMLDLGPESVEQLADSIKSLDPEMPVIALSPSSSHRRNKLIKGSDCQAIDYFFYWQGDPTIFLAMIKLVEDRMNLDHDTKEADVQVIILVEDSIRFYSSYLPMMYTCLIQQNRSAILEALNNWGKTLRMRGRPKIVLARTYEEAWQLYSTYRHNILGIITDMSYLKGGEQDRLAGLTLTKEVLTLDPEVPILIQSSDNNARDEVEDNGAYFIWKHSSSLLFDLNKFMTSHYGFGPFIFRNPNTLEEIARAETMRDLQRLLPFIPSESFDFHCRRNEFSRWLRAQSLYTLAARIKGLQIPPNGDASLVQQQLIEIIRTYRSERTKGVIAQFSRNNYDETLFFSRIGGGSLGGKGRGLAFIDMVLRAAKLPAKYPQVYLSIPRTVVLTTEMFTQFIEENNLTDITTADLPDETLLKIFLSKPLKEELVLNLAEIIQVIHQPICVRSSSLLEDSHYQPFAGVYETCMLPNKGSDEVRLAELCDAVRAVWASTYFRSAKEYLKATEHMLEDEKMAVIIQQVIGSEHGSYWYPNISGVARSLNYYPLGGETPEDGVGMLSFGFESLSSTTVPHYASVLPIPSAPHSFWEATRPAAREHSMA; encoded by the coding sequence ATGTACACACTAGACCCTACTTGGTTGCCCTTCAGCAACCTGATGCTGAGACATATCTACAACGTCCTGCTGATCTGCAACGAATACGACCGCTTTCTCCTGGAAGAGGACGGACGGGTTGAAGAAGAGCTGTACATCGAGTACACCCAGCTGGGACTGAACAACCCCCCGAAGATCACCCACACAAACAGCGGCGAAGAGGCACTCAAACTCATCGCAACCCGAAAGTTTGAACTGGTCATCACCATGCTCGACCTTGGTCCGGAATCGGTGGAGCAACTTGCCGACTCCATCAAGAGCCTCGACCCGGAAATGCCGGTCATCGCCCTCTCCCCCTCCTCAAGCCACCGCCGGAACAAGCTGATCAAAGGGTCCGATTGCCAGGCGATAGACTACTTCTTCTACTGGCAGGGCGACCCCACCATCTTTCTGGCCATGATCAAATTGGTTGAGGACAGGATGAACCTCGACCACGACACAAAGGAAGCTGATGTACAGGTCATCATCCTTGTTGAGGATTCCATCCGCTTCTACTCCTCCTACCTGCCGATGATGTACACCTGTCTCATCCAGCAGAACCGCTCTGCCATCCTGGAAGCACTGAACAACTGGGGCAAAACCCTGCGCATGCGCGGCCGGCCCAAAATTGTCCTTGCAAGAACCTATGAGGAAGCTTGGCAGCTGTACAGCACCTACCGGCACAACATTCTGGGCATCATCACCGACATGTCCTACCTCAAGGGCGGCGAACAGGATAGGTTGGCAGGGCTTACCCTCACCAAGGAAGTGCTCACCCTCGACCCGGAAGTTCCCATCCTGATACAGAGCAGTGACAACAATGCCCGCGATGAGGTGGAGGACAACGGGGCGTATTTCATCTGGAAACACAGCTCATCGCTGCTCTTTGACCTCAACAAGTTCATGACCAGCCATTATGGATTCGGCCCCTTCATTTTTCGAAACCCCAATACATTGGAGGAGATTGCCAGAGCCGAAACCATGCGAGACCTGCAGCGGCTTCTGCCCTTCATCCCATCCGAGAGCTTTGACTTCCACTGCAGGCGCAATGAGTTCTCCCGTTGGCTTCGGGCACAAAGTCTCTACACACTCGCTGCTCGGATCAAGGGACTTCAGATTCCACCCAACGGGGACGCCTCGCTTGTCCAGCAGCAGCTGATCGAGATCATCCGCACCTACCGGAGCGAACGCACCAAAGGCGTCATCGCGCAGTTCAGCCGGAACAACTATGACGAGACGCTCTTCTTCAGCCGCATCGGGGGAGGATCGCTGGGAGGCAAGGGAAGAGGCTTGGCCTTCATCGACATGGTGCTCAGGGCTGCCAAGCTCCCTGCGAAGTACCCCCAGGTCTATCTCTCCATCCCCCGCACCGTGGTGCTGACCACCGAGATGTTCACCCAGTTCATCGAGGAGAACAACCTCACCGACATCACCACCGCCGATCTTCCGGATGAGACCTTGCTCAAGATTTTCCTCTCCAAACCGCTGAAAGAGGAGCTGGTGCTCAACCTTGCCGAAATCATCCAGGTCATCCACCAACCCATCTGTGTCCGGTCATCCAGCCTGCTGGAAGACTCCCACTACCAGCCGTTTGCAGGGGTGTATGAGACCTGCATGCTGCCCAACAAGGGCAGTGACGAAGTGCGCCTTGCAGAGCTGTGCGACGCAGTCAGGGCAGTGTGGGCTTCCACCTACTTCCGCAGCGCAAAGGAGTACCTCAAGGCAACCGAGCATATGCTTGAGGACGAGAAAATGGCCGTCATCATCCAGCAGGTCATCGGCAGTGAGCACGGCTCCTACTGGTATCCGAACATCAGCGGGGTCGCCCGTTCGCTCAACTACTACCCCTTGGGAGGCGAAACGCCGGAGGATGGGGTGGGCATGCTCAGCTTCGGATTCGAAAGTCTGTCGTCGACAACGGTTCCGCACTACGCTTCAGTCCTTCCCATCCCAAGCGCCCCGCACAGTTTTTGGGAGGCAACCAGACCAGCAGCCAGAGAACATTCTATGGCCTGA
- the gdhA gene encoding NADP-specific glutamate dehydrogenase, whose amino-acid sequence MYTLETLMEDLERKNPAQPEFIQAVREVLESVIDVVNDNPVYEKNRILERMTEPDRVYSFRVEWEDDEGNLQVNRGYRVQFNNAIGPYKGGLRFHSSVTLGSLKFLGFEQTLKNSLTTLPMGGGKGGSDFNPRGKSDAEILRFCRSFMTELQKYIGPDTDVPAGDIGVGAREIGFLYGQYKRIREENTGVLTGKGLGYGGSLVRPEATGYGTMYFAKAMLEAHNDSFEGKRVSISGFGNVAWGAAVKATQLGAKVVTISGPDGYIYDEEGVGTPEKWAYMNFLRTSNNDVVEPYAKKFGATFVPKKKPWEVPVDLAFPCAIQNELNLEDAKLLVANGVKYVVETSNMGCQADAVTYLIGQRIPFAPGKAANAGGVAVSGLEMSQNAMHLSWSAEEVDEKLFSIMTKIHEACVREGKEDDGYINYVKGANIAGFRKVADTMVQLGY is encoded by the coding sequence ATGTATACCCTTGAAACGTTAATGGAAGATCTGGAGCGGAAGAATCCCGCCCAGCCGGAGTTCATTCAGGCTGTGCGCGAGGTCCTGGAGAGTGTCATCGATGTGGTGAATGATAATCCCGTCTATGAGAAGAACCGGATTCTGGAACGGATGACCGAACCCGATCGCGTGTACTCCTTTCGCGTGGAGTGGGAGGATGATGAGGGCAACCTGCAGGTCAACCGCGGGTATCGGGTGCAGTTCAACAATGCCATCGGTCCCTACAAGGGTGGGCTTCGGTTCCACTCAAGCGTCACCCTCGGCTCACTCAAGTTCCTCGGCTTTGAGCAGACACTGAAGAACAGCCTGACCACACTCCCCATGGGTGGCGGCAAGGGCGGCAGCGACTTCAATCCCCGCGGCAAGAGTGATGCCGAGATTCTTCGCTTCTGCCGCTCGTTCATGACCGAGCTCCAGAAGTACATCGGTCCTGACACCGACGTTCCCGCAGGGGACATCGGGGTGGGCGCAAGGGAAATCGGTTTCCTGTATGGACAGTACAAGCGCATCCGCGAAGAGAATACCGGTGTGCTCACCGGAAAAGGCCTGGGCTACGGCGGCTCGCTCGTCCGGCCTGAGGCTACCGGGTATGGAACAATGTACTTCGCCAAGGCGATGCTTGAGGCCCACAACGACAGTTTTGAGGGCAAGCGCGTCTCCATCAGCGGTTTCGGCAATGTAGCCTGGGGCGCTGCAGTGAAGGCAACCCAACTCGGGGCGAAGGTGGTGACCATCAGCGGACCCGATGGCTACATCTATGACGAGGAGGGTGTCGGGACTCCTGAGAAGTGGGCCTACATGAACTTCCTGCGCACCAGCAACAACGATGTGGTGGAGCCGTATGCAAAGAAGTTCGGGGCAACCTTTGTCCCGAAAAAGAAGCCTTGGGAGGTTCCCGTGGACCTTGCCTTCCCCTGTGCAATCCAGAACGAGCTGAATCTTGAGGATGCAAAGCTGCTGGTGGCCAACGGGGTGAAGTATGTGGTAGAGACCTCCAACATGGGTTGCCAGGCTGATGCGGTGACGTATCTGATCGGACAGCGCATTCCCTTCGCTCCGGGCAAAGCTGCAAATGCAGGCGGTGTGGCGGTCAGCGGCTTGGAAATGAGCCAGAATGCCATGCACCTTTCCTGGTCGGCTGAGGAAGTTGACGAGAAGCTCTTCTCCATCATGACCAAGATCCATGAGGCGTGTGTACGTGAGGGCAAGGAAGATGATGGGTACATCAACTACGTGAAGGGGGCGAACATCGCCGGCTTCAGGAAGGTTGCCGATACCATGGTCCAGCTCGGGTACTGA
- the nifJ gene encoding pyruvate:ferredoxin (flavodoxin) oxidoreductase — MGNKKRVTIDGNTAAAHIAYAFSEVAAIYPITPSSPMGEFADSWSSTGRKNLWGKTVEIMEMQSEAGAAGAVHGALSAGALTTTFTASQGLLLMIPNMHKIAGEMIPTVFHVSARSLAAQSLSIFGDHADVMSCRNTGFAMTCASNVQETMDMSLVAHLATLEAQVPFLNFFDGFRTSHELQKVEDIAYEDIKPLVNEEYVRRFRERAMRPEHPRLKVAAQNEDVYFQGRETVNPYYEALPEMVQKYMDQVSALTGRPYHLFDYVGDPNATDIVIVMGSGADTFEWASDYLNKKGSKTGVLKVRLYRPFSAKHFVQAIPQSVKRIAVLDRTKEPGSLGEPLYQDVITALSQMGRTDMQVIGGRFGLSSKDFTPSHAKAVYDHLAGKAFNNFTVGINDDVTGRSIPVNESINVSPAGVVSCMFWGLGSDGTVGANKNSIKIIGDNTDLNAQAYFSYDSKKSGGITVSHLRFGKSSLDMPWLIDHADFVACHNPAYIGRYDMLGPLKNGGVFLLNSQIPSDEVFEHLTREMQEQIIEKKIRFYNINALEIAENAGLGSRINTVMQAAFFKISEVLPETEAIDLIKQYIKKTFIKKGEEIVKKNWAAVDGASDALHQVAIPAKITKSYEPARLIPADADDFAKDIMEPIMHLKGNDIPVSKMSFDGTLPTATAKFEKRGVAPFVPHWVSENCIQCNQCVQSCPHAAIRAKQIDPKDLEGAPETFNVLKSSTKNDRNLQFKIQIYTEDCQGCGVCVETCPSKVKSLVLSPIATEREAGEIANAEFFEALPYDVLDGAPETSIKGLQFKQPLFEFSGACAGCGETPYVKMVSQICGDRMIVANATGCSSIYSGTFPTTPYTVRQSDGQGPAWGNSLFEDNAEYGLGMRLAVDSNREQLRIYIDQLFALGTTDALKSAIEKSLELWEESSDAANAAQKAVQAALPEAMASANAEQKAVLVKIDELKDYFADKVVFIIGGDGWAYDIGYGGVDHVVASGRNVNILVLDTEVYSNTGGQASKSTPIAAVAKFASAGKEIGKKNMGFMCMTYGHAYVASIALGSNRLHAQKALQEAVAWKGPSIIFCYSPCINHGMNMRFSQVEEKKAVEAGYWPLYRFNPALEEGKRFSWDAKPVSGSFQDFIKGEVRYTSLYKTNPANAEDLFVKAEEDAKKRWSFFEKLGPLM; from the coding sequence ATGGGTAACAAAAAAAGGGTTACTATTGACGGAAACACCGCTGCCGCGCATATTGCATATGCCTTCAGCGAGGTAGCCGCAATCTATCCGATCACCCCCTCGTCCCCGATGGGAGAGTTCGCAGATTCATGGTCCAGCACCGGCCGTAAGAACCTGTGGGGAAAGACGGTGGAGATCATGGAAATGCAGTCCGAGGCTGGCGCAGCCGGTGCCGTACATGGTGCCCTCTCTGCTGGTGCTTTGACCACCACGTTCACAGCTAGTCAGGGGTTGCTTCTGATGATCCCGAACATGCACAAGATTGCCGGTGAAATGATTCCTACTGTGTTTCATGTCTCCGCACGTTCTCTTGCAGCACAGTCGCTTTCGATCTTTGGTGACCATGCTGACGTCATGTCCTGCCGCAATACCGGCTTCGCCATGACCTGTGCGAGCAACGTACAGGAAACCATGGACATGTCCTTGGTAGCCCACCTTGCAACGCTTGAGGCCCAGGTTCCCTTCCTTAACTTCTTTGATGGTTTCAGGACCTCCCATGAACTGCAGAAGGTTGAGGATATCGCGTATGAGGATATCAAGCCGCTGGTGAACGAAGAGTATGTGCGCCGCTTCCGCGAGAGAGCCATGCGCCCCGAGCATCCGAGGCTGAAGGTTGCCGCCCAGAACGAAGACGTCTACTTCCAGGGTCGTGAGACCGTCAATCCGTACTACGAAGCCCTCCCCGAGATGGTGCAGAAGTACATGGATCAGGTTTCCGCACTTACCGGTCGTCCCTACCACCTTTTTGACTATGTCGGCGATCCCAATGCTACCGATATCGTCATCGTGATGGGCAGCGGTGCAGACACATTCGAATGGGCCAGCGATTACCTGAACAAGAAGGGTTCCAAGACCGGTGTCCTGAAGGTTCGTCTCTATCGCCCGTTCAGTGCCAAGCATTTCGTGCAGGCCATTCCCCAGTCAGTGAAGCGCATTGCAGTGCTCGACCGCACCAAGGAACCCGGTTCACTTGGTGAGCCCCTGTACCAGGATGTCATCACCGCGCTCAGCCAGATGGGCAGGACCGACATGCAGGTCATCGGCGGCCGTTTCGGTCTCTCCAGCAAGGACTTCACTCCCAGCCACGCAAAGGCTGTCTATGATCACCTTGCAGGCAAGGCTTTCAACAACTTCACCGTCGGTATCAACGACGATGTGACCGGTCGTTCCATCCCGGTGAACGAATCGATCAACGTTTCTCCTGCCGGCGTTGTTTCCTGCATGTTCTGGGGCCTTGGCTCTGACGGTACCGTCGGTGCAAACAAGAACTCCATCAAGATCATCGGCGACAACACCGATCTCAATGCACAGGCCTACTTCTCCTACGACTCCAAGAAGAGCGGCGGTATCACCGTCAGCCACCTTCGCTTCGGCAAGAGTTCGTTGGATATGCCTTGGCTCATCGACCATGCTGACTTCGTTGCTTGTCACAACCCCGCATACATCGGGCGCTATGACATGCTTGGCCCGCTCAAGAACGGCGGCGTCTTCCTGCTCAACAGCCAGATTCCTTCCGATGAGGTCTTTGAGCACCTGACCCGTGAGATGCAGGAGCAGATCATCGAGAAGAAGATCCGTTTCTACAACATCAATGCACTTGAGATTGCTGAGAATGCTGGCCTCGGAAGCCGCATCAACACGGTCATGCAGGCTGCATTCTTCAAGATCAGCGAAGTGCTTCCTGAGACGGAAGCCATTGACCTGATCAAGCAGTACATCAAGAAGACCTTCATCAAGAAGGGCGAGGAAATCGTCAAGAAGAACTGGGCGGCCGTTGACGGCGCAAGTGATGCCCTGCACCAGGTCGCCATTCCTGCCAAGATCACCAAGAGCTATGAACCTGCTCGCCTGATCCCAGCTGATGCCGACGACTTTGCAAAGGATATCATGGAACCCATCATGCACCTGAAGGGCAATGACATTCCTGTTTCCAAGATGTCATTTGATGGTACTTTGCCGACCGCTACCGCAAAGTTTGAGAAGCGTGGTGTTGCACCCTTCGTGCCTCACTGGGTTTCTGAGAACTGCATCCAGTGCAACCAGTGCGTACAGTCCTGTCCCCACGCTGCAATCCGCGCAAAGCAGATTGACCCGAAGGATCTGGAAGGCGCACCAGAGACGTTCAATGTTCTGAAGTCCAGCACCAAGAACGATCGCAATCTCCAGTTCAAGATTCAGATCTACACTGAGGACTGCCAGGGTTGTGGTGTTTGTGTTGAGACCTGTCCGTCCAAGGTGAAGTCTCTTGTGCTCAGCCCGATTGCGACCGAGCGCGAAGCTGGCGAAATCGCCAATGCCGAGTTCTTTGAAGCTCTTCCGTACGATGTGCTCGACGGAGCTCCCGAGACCTCCATCAAGGGCTTGCAGTTCAAGCAGCCGCTCTTTGAGTTCTCCGGTGCATGCGCCGGCTGTGGTGAGACCCCCTATGTGAAGATGGTCTCCCAGATCTGCGGTGATCGCATGATCGTAGCCAACGCAACCGGTTGTTCCTCCATCTACAGCGGTACTTTCCCGACCACTCCGTACACCGTACGCCAGAGTGATGGACAGGGTCCGGCATGGGGAAACAGCCTCTTCGAGGACAATGCTGAGTATGGTCTGGGTATGCGCCTTGCCGTAGATTCCAACCGTGAGCAGCTGCGCATCTACATCGATCAGCTTTTTGCTCTGGGCACCACCGATGCACTGAAGAGTGCCATCGAGAAGTCCCTTGAGCTGTGGGAAGAGTCCTCTGATGCCGCCAACGCTGCACAGAAGGCTGTCCAGGCTGCCCTTCCCGAGGCTATGGCCAGTGCCAACGCCGAGCAGAAGGCCGTGCTTGTCAAGATTGATGAGCTGAAGGACTATTTTGCCGACAAGGTTGTCTTCATCATCGGTGGTGACGGCTGGGCCTACGACATTGGCTACGGTGGTGTTGACCACGTTGTTGCCTCTGGTAGGAACGTCAACATCCTGGTGCTCGACACCGAGGTGTACTCCAACACCGGCGGACAGGCTTCCAAGTCAACTCCGATTGCAGCGGTTGCAAAGTTTGCAAGCGCAGGCAAGGAGATCGGCAAGAAGAACATGGGCTTCATGTGCATGACCTATGGACATGCGTATGTTGCTTCCATCGCACTCGGTTCCAACCGCCTGCATGCCCAGAAGGCTCTGCAGGAAGCAGTCGCATGGAAGGGCCCCTCGATCATCTTCTGTTACTCCCCGTGTATCAACCACGGCATGAACATGCGTTTCAGCCAGGTTGAGGAGAAGAAGGCAGTGGAAGCTGGTTACTGGCCGCTCTACCGCTTCAACCCCGCACTCGAGGAAGGCAAGAGATTCAGCTGGGATGCCAAGCCGGTTTCCGGTTCTTTCCAGGATTTCATCAAGGGTGAGGTTCGCTATACTTCGCTCTACAAGACGAATCCTGCAAATGCCGAAGACCTCTTTGTGAAGGCTGAGGAAGATGCAAAGAAGCGCTGGAGTTTCTTCGAGAAGCTCGGTCCTTTGATGTAA
- a CDS encoding MFS transporter: MTKQKPRQSLAGFSLYRGLGKSIYVLFIIRIINRFGDFVQLLLVLILTGKLNLSPAQAGFFISLSVAATMLGQLLSAPIAERWGQKRPLVLFQSMVILSYAACAFSYHSQPDLIPYLILLGSPFRGGTSPLTNTMVAEFSSKEQLSQSFSLLYLGTNVGVALGPMAASFLYARSLFLLFSFSALLLSLSTILLVVAIPYAKGIGMHRMPEPGQSGGKLHLSPVLVVFFLGFALYSLTYGQNSFTLPLQFASLFGEVVGSRSYALLMSINAVTVLVATAFLTIWTHKFGQLYSMALAMLFYILGYGMYALCSNFVPFLVATCIWTLGEILMATNANVFVNAYSPPSLRSRANAYLTTTSSLGHALSPSYGGLLLLVLDYRQLWLINAGLCFMLGCGYIALNKYLRK; encoded by the coding sequence TTGACCAAACAGAAACCCCGTCAGTCCCTGGCGGGGTTTTCCCTGTACCGGGGTCTGGGGAAATCAATCTATGTACTTTTCATCATCCGGATCATCAACCGATTCGGTGATTTTGTACAGTTGCTGCTTGTCCTGATTCTGACCGGAAAACTCAATCTCAGCCCAGCCCAGGCTGGATTCTTCATATCGTTGAGCGTGGCGGCGACTATGCTCGGCCAGTTGCTCAGTGCACCGATTGCCGAGCGATGGGGACAGAAAAGGCCTTTGGTTCTTTTCCAGTCCATGGTGATCCTCTCCTATGCAGCCTGTGCTTTTTCCTATCACAGCCAGCCTGACCTCATTCCGTATCTCATCCTTCTGGGCAGCCCTTTCCGGGGTGGGACGTCCCCGTTGACCAACACCATGGTTGCAGAGTTCAGCAGCAAGGAACAGCTTTCCCAATCGTTCAGCCTGCTCTATCTGGGAACGAACGTAGGGGTTGCCCTCGGTCCTATGGCCGCCTCCTTCCTGTATGCCCGGTCCCTGTTTCTTCTCTTCAGCTTCTCGGCTCTCCTGCTCTCCCTTTCAACAATCCTGCTTGTCGTTGCCATTCCGTATGCCAAAGGGATCGGGATGCACAGAATGCCGGAGCCAGGCCAAAGTGGCGGGAAATTGCATCTATCCCCAGTTCTGGTTGTGTTCTTTCTTGGGTTTGCCCTCTACAGCCTTACCTATGGACAGAACTCCTTCACGTTGCCGCTGCAATTTGCATCGCTCTTCGGCGAGGTGGTGGGTTCCCGTTCATATGCCTTGTTGATGAGCATCAATGCCGTCACCGTTCTGGTGGCTACTGCCTTCCTCACCATCTGGACCCACAAGTTCGGCCAGCTGTATTCGATGGCGCTTGCAATGCTCTTCTATATTCTTGGCTATGGAATGTATGCCCTCTGTTCCAACTTTGTTCCCTTTCTGGTGGCAACCTGTATCTGGACCCTTGGTGAGATCCTGATGGCAACCAATGCGAATGTGTTCGTAAACGCCTATTCCCCACCTTCGCTTCGCTCGCGGGCGAACGCCTACCTCACGACCACTTCAAGTCTTGGACATGCCCTCAGTCCTTCCTATGGTGGGCTGTTGTTGCTGGTTTTGGACTATCGACAGCTCTGGCTCATCAATGCAGGGCTTTGTTTTATGCTTGGTTGCGGTTATATTGCACTAAATAAATACCTTAGGAAATGA
- a CDS encoding adenosylcobalamin-dependent ribonucleoside-diphosphate reductase, producing the protein MSSVKNELSTLGRKIFLDRYALKDVKKESLSVGDVVVAVSNPKTGQREIGVVTELLANDSITVKLDDGMILHVKREDVDKPLETNPAQMLARVAKGIASQEKPEIQKSWEKEFNWLLEDWKFVPGGRILTGAGTDQNLTYFNCYVIPSPKDSRGGIIASLGQMTEIMSRGGGVGMNISSLRPRHSYVKGVNGRSSGSVSWGGLFSFVTGLIEQGGSRRGALMLILNVWHPDILDFINSKREMGKITNANISVGITDDFMDAVRSDSDWETFFPDTSDPAYNKEWDGDITKWKNNGHKVFVYQKVKARKIWDAIVESAWASAEPGVFFIDRYNKMSNSWYYSTIQSTNPCGEQGLPPWGVCNLGSINLSQFVKNKKVLYEDLGRAVRAAVRFLDDVIDDTPYFFEENKQQQLSERRIGLGTMGLADMLIKMELGYGSDASLTFIEELYKFICIEAYSESSDLAKEKGSFPLFDAEKLLMSGFMQQMPESLREKVRSQGLRNVTLLTQAPTGTTGTMVNTSTGIEPYYFWEWERTGRMGTNIERVKVYEEWVKAHPGQKKPEYFVSAMDLAPEGHVKVQAAIQKWVDSSISKTGNTPKEYTVEQTGKLYELLYDLGCKGGTTYRDGSRDTQVLTVKKEEPKVEKPVVSRSSEPKPRVRSTVLRGTTYRKATPIGTAYITVNCDGPDPSDIFEVFINVAKVGSDVAADAEGLGRLISLMLRMPSPLTPELRAQAIIGQLSGIGSGRSMGFGKNRVMSLPDAVAQVLQEHIGSSDSQREASRLPDEEDEVEDAGQLDLGLPSVTASVKPDICPICGNVTFVNIEGCKKCFSCGHSEC; encoded by the coding sequence ATGAGCTCTGTGAAGAATGAACTGAGTACGTTGGGACGCAAGATTTTTCTCGACCGATATGCACTGAAGGATGTGAAGAAAGAGTCTCTTTCGGTTGGGGATGTCGTGGTCGCCGTCAGCAATCCAAAGACTGGTCAGCGGGAGATTGGTGTTGTCACCGAGCTGCTCGCAAATGACTCCATCACGGTGAAACTGGACGACGGGATGATCTTGCACGTCAAGAGGGAAGATGTCGACAAGCCTCTTGAAACCAACCCCGCCCAGATGTTGGCTCGTGTAGCGAAAGGCATCGCTTCGCAAGAGAAGCCGGAGATTCAGAAATCATGGGAAAAAGAGTTCAATTGGCTCCTGGAGGATTGGAAGTTTGTCCCTGGAGGCAGGATTCTTACTGGCGCAGGAACAGATCAGAATCTGACCTATTTCAACTGTTACGTGATCCCCTCACCGAAGGACAGTCGTGGTGGCATCATTGCCTCTCTGGGGCAGATGACCGAGATTATGAGCCGCGGCGGCGGGGTGGGGATGAACATCTCCTCCCTCAGGCCCAGGCACAGCTACGTCAAGGGCGTAAACGGAAGATCCAGTGGTTCGGTAAGCTGGGGCGGGCTCTTCAGCTTCGTCACCGGCCTGATTGAGCAGGGTGGCTCACGACGCGGTGCGTTGATGCTGATCCTCAATGTCTGGCATCCGGACATCCTGGATTTCATCAATTCCAAGCGCGAGATGGGCAAGATCACCAATGCAAACATCAGTGTCGGCATCACCGATGACTTCATGGATGCCGTACGCAGTGACAGTGACTGGGAGACCTTCTTCCCCGATACCTCAGACCCTGCCTACAACAAGGAGTGGGATGGGGATATCACCAAGTGGAAGAACAACGGGCACAAGGTCTTCGTCTACCAGAAGGTGAAAGCCAGGAAAATCTGGGATGCCATCGTCGAAAGTGCATGGGCGAGTGCTGAGCCGGGCGTCTTCTTCATCGACCGGTACAACAAGATGTCCAACTCCTGGTACTACTCCACGATCCAGAGCACCAATCCCTGTGGGGAGCAAGGGCTTCCCCCCTGGGGCGTGTGCAATCTCGGTTCAATCAATCTGAGCCAGTTCGTGAAGAACAAGAAGGTCCTCTATGAGGATCTTGGAAGGGCAGTACGGGCAGCAGTCCGCTTCCTTGATGATGTCATCGATGACACTCCGTATTTCTTCGAGGAGAACAAGCAGCAGCAGCTCAGCGAACGGCGCATCGGACTCGGTACCATGGGTCTTGCCGACATGCTGATCAAGATGGAGCTCGGTTATGGCAGCGATGCCTCCCTGACCTTCATCGAGGAGCTGTACAAGTTCATCTGCATCGAGGCGTACAGCGAAAGCAGCGACCTTGCCAAGGAGAAGGGGAGTTTCCCCCTCTTTGATGCCGAGAAGCTGTTGATGAGCGGGTTCATGCAGCAAATGCCCGAATCCCTTCGTGAGAAGGTAAGGAGCCAAGGCCTGCGCAACGTCACCCTGCTCACCCAGGCTCCCACCGGTACCACCGGCACGATGGTGAATACCTCCACCGGCATCGAGCCCTACTACTTCTGGGAGTGGGAACGAACCGGAAGGATGGGCACGAACATCGAACGGGTGAAAGTGTATGAGGAGTGGGTGAAGGCCCATCCCGGACAGAAGAAGCCCGAATACTTCGTTTCCGCCATGGACCTTGCCCCCGAAGGGCATGTGAAGGTGCAGGCAGCCATCCAGAAGTGGGTCGACTCCTCCATCTCCAAGACCGGGAATACTCCCAAGGAGTACACCGTGGAGCAGACCGGCAAGCTCTACGAGTTGCTCTATGATCTGGGGTGCAAGGGTGGTACGACCTACCGTGATGGATCGCGCGATACCCAGGTGCTCACCGTAAAGAAAGAGGAGCCGAAGGTGGAGAAGCCGGTGGTATCCCGTTCTTCGGAGCCCAAGCCGCGTGTTCGTTCCACGGTGCTCAGGGGTACGACCTACCGCAAGGCAACCCCGATCGGAACTGCGTACATCACCGTCAACTGCGACGGGCCGGATCCCAGTGACATCTTTGAGGTATTCATCAATGTGGCCAAGGTCGGTTCGGATGTGGCTGCAGATGCAGAGGGTCTTGGCAGGCTCATCAGCCTGATGCTGCGCATGCCCAGCCCCCTGACTCCCGAGCTTCGTGCACAAGCCATCATCGGTCAGCTCTCGGGCATCGGCAGCGGTCGGTCCATGGGCTTCGGGAAAAATCGCGTCATGAGTCTTCCCGATGCAGTGGCCCAGGTACTGCAGGAGCATATCGGATCCTCCGACTCCCAGCGGGAGGCTTCCCGCCTTCCTGATGAGGAGGATGAGGTGGAGGATGCAGGTCAGCTTGATCTCGGACTTCCCTCGGTGACGGCAAGCGTGAAGCCTGATATCTGCCCGATCTGCGGAAATGTCACCTTCGTGAACATCGAAGGATGCAAAAAATGTTTCTCATGCGGTCATAGCGAGTGTTGA